A genomic stretch from Mycobacterium cookii includes:
- a CDS encoding phosphotransferase family protein produces MLQPILGAGTAVENLRALTGGASRTTWAFEAVTGGQRRSLILRTGPPDDVHAGMELEARAQAAAAAAGAPIPHVLVADDSVDTLGNPFLICDEIKGETIVRRIQRQLDEAGRARLLVQCAEALAAIHRADPDIAGIDREDQLAEWRGRLDDMGDTTATFEWAFRWLAAHRPAPSPPYLVHGDYRMGNLIVDGSNLAAVLDWELVHVGEFYEDLAWFCIRAWRFGAPADHDAGGLGRVEDFLHSYEKAGGAAVDRAAFHWWLVLATLRWGVICRYQAERHLSGQSRSVELATIGRRVCETEWDLLDLLDNAVTRVG; encoded by the coding sequence ATGCTGCAGCCGATCCTCGGCGCCGGCACCGCCGTCGAAAATCTGCGGGCATTGACGGGCGGAGCCAGCAGAACCACCTGGGCGTTCGAGGCCGTCACCGGCGGGCAACGGCGCTCGCTGATCCTGCGCACCGGGCCGCCCGACGACGTGCACGCCGGAATGGAACTCGAGGCCCGCGCGCAGGCCGCCGCCGCGGCTGCCGGCGCACCGATCCCCCACGTCCTGGTTGCCGACGATTCCGTTGACACGCTTGGCAATCCATTCCTGATCTGCGACGAGATCAAGGGCGAGACCATCGTCCGTCGCATCCAGCGCCAACTGGACGAAGCGGGCCGGGCGCGGCTGCTGGTGCAGTGCGCGGAAGCGCTGGCCGCCATCCACCGGGCCGACCCGGACATCGCCGGGATCGACCGCGAGGACCAACTCGCCGAGTGGCGCGGCCGGTTGGACGACATGGGCGACACCACCGCCACATTCGAGTGGGCCTTCCGATGGCTGGCCGCACACCGGCCCGCGCCGTCGCCGCCGTACCTGGTGCACGGCGACTACCGGATGGGCAACCTCATCGTCGACGGATCCAATCTCGCTGCCGTGCTGGACTGGGAACTGGTGCACGTCGGCGAGTTCTATGAAGACCTCGCCTGGTTCTGCATCCGGGCCTGGCGGTTCGGCGCCCCGGCCGACCACGATGCCGGCGGCCTGGGCCGCGTCGAGGATTTTCTTCACAGTTACGAAAAGGCCGGCGGCGCGGCGGTCGACCGGGCGGCGTTTCACTGGTGGCTGGTACTGGCCACGCTGCGGTGGGGCGTGATCTGCCGCTACCAGGCCGAACGGCACCTCAGCGGACAGAGCCGTTCGGTGGAGCTGGCCACCATAGGACGCCGCGTCTGTGAGACCGAATGGGACTTGCTCGACTTGCTCGATAACGCGGTCACACGTGTCGGTTGA
- a CDS encoding CaiB/BaiF CoA transferase family protein, with amino-acid sequence MTTGPLDGIRVLELGTLIAGPFAGRLLGDMGADVIKVEPPGAPDPLRTWGQAEVDGNHVFWTVHARNKRAVTLDLRRARGRELFLDLVEKSDIVVENFRPGTLEKWDLGYDVLSQRNSGIILVRVSGYGQTGPDAHKAGYASVAEAASGLRHLNGFPGGPPPRLALSLGDSLAGMFGAQGALAALYRRSVTGRGQVVDVALTESCLAVQESTIPDYDVGGVVRGPSGTRLEGIAPSNIYRSADGSWVVIAANQDTVFARLCQAMGRPELSTDDRFADHGARGRNQDELDKIIGSWATERQPDEIIETLSAAGVIAGPINTVAEVVNDPQLRARGMLVEHYDERLARPVLGPGVTPVLSETPGGVRNAGSAHPGQHNDDVFIGLLGKTPEELEQLRAEEVV; translated from the coding sequence GTGACCACGGGTCCGCTGGATGGCATCCGGGTGCTGGAGTTGGGCACCCTGATCGCCGGACCGTTCGCCGGCCGGCTGCTCGGCGACATGGGCGCCGACGTCATCAAGGTCGAACCGCCCGGAGCGCCGGACCCGCTGCGCACCTGGGGGCAGGCCGAAGTCGACGGGAACCACGTCTTCTGGACCGTGCATGCGCGCAACAAGCGGGCCGTCACGCTCGACCTGCGCCGAGCTCGCGGCCGCGAGCTGTTCCTCGACCTCGTCGAGAAGTCCGACATCGTGGTGGAGAACTTCCGCCCGGGAACGCTGGAGAAATGGGACCTGGGATACGACGTTCTCAGCCAACGTAATTCAGGCATCATCCTGGTCAGAGTGTCAGGTTATGGGCAGACCGGCCCCGACGCACACAAGGCCGGATACGCTTCGGTCGCCGAAGCCGCCAGCGGCCTGCGACACCTCAACGGCTTCCCTGGCGGGCCGCCGCCCCGGCTGGCGCTGTCGCTGGGCGACAGCCTGGCCGGGATGTTCGGCGCACAGGGTGCACTGGCCGCGCTGTATCGCCGCAGTGTCACCGGACGCGGACAAGTCGTCGACGTGGCACTCACCGAATCATGTTTGGCCGTGCAGGAATCCACCATTCCCGACTACGACGTCGGCGGCGTGGTGCGGGGCCCGTCGGGAACCCGCCTGGAAGGCATCGCGCCGTCCAACATCTACCGCAGCGCCGACGGCTCCTGGGTGGTGATCGCGGCCAACCAGGACACCGTGTTCGCCCGGCTGTGCCAGGCGATGGGACGACCGGAGCTCTCCACCGACGACCGCTTCGCCGATCACGGCGCCCGCGGCCGCAACCAAGACGAGCTCGACAAGATCATCGGCAGCTGGGCCACCGAACGACAACCCGACGAGATCATCGAAACCCTGAGCGCCGCAGGCGTGATCGCGGGTCCGATCAACACGGTCGCCGAGGTGGTCAACGATCCCCAGCTGCGGGCGCGCGGCATGCTGGTCGAACACTACGACGAGCGACTGGCTCGCCCGGTGCTGGGGCCCGGGGTGACGCCGGTGCTCTCGGAAACGCCCGGCGGCGTGCGCAACGCCGGCTCGGCGCATCCGGGCCAACACAACGACGACGTCTTCATCGGCCTGCTCGGCAAGACCCCCGAAGAACTGGAGCAGCTACGCGCCGAGGAGGTCGTATGA
- a CDS encoding TetR/AcrR family transcriptional regulator, with amino-acid sequence MPTEVLTAKGRQTRAAIEQAARKLFAERGFHGATLADITSAAGKSGAVFYRYFADKEDLLAALAESFLHDVVTPSGLSLHLPDSPDDDAFFISVVTGYWNMFKQNIGIMIAVAQLATTQQRFAALQNEFRRFGMDIVAASVRHAQQHGYATELNPEHIAAAIALLFENFTTVFVGRSGLGIEISDEDAIATLATVWKKTLYGT; translated from the coding sequence ATGCCGACCGAGGTCCTGACCGCGAAAGGCCGCCAGACCAGGGCGGCTATCGAGCAAGCTGCCCGTAAGTTGTTCGCCGAGCGTGGGTTCCACGGCGCCACGTTGGCCGACATCACCTCCGCTGCCGGCAAGTCGGGCGCGGTGTTCTACCGGTATTTCGCCGACAAGGAGGATCTGCTCGCCGCCCTCGCGGAGTCTTTCCTGCACGATGTCGTGACGCCGTCCGGGCTGAGCCTGCACCTGCCGGACTCCCCCGACGACGATGCGTTCTTCATCTCAGTCGTCACCGGTTACTGGAACATGTTCAAGCAGAACATCGGCATCATGATTGCGGTGGCGCAGCTCGCGACGACACAGCAGCGGTTCGCCGCTCTGCAGAACGAGTTTCGACGTTTTGGTATGGACATCGTCGCTGCCTCGGTGCGCCATGCTCAGCAGCACGGGTACGCGACTGAACTCAACCCCGAACACATCGCGGCCGCGATCGCCCTGTTGTTCGAGAATTTCACCACCGTGTTCGTCGGCCGGTCCGGTCTGGGGATTGAGATCAGCGACGAGGACGCGATAGCAACCCTCGCTACGGTATGGAAGAAAACGCTGTACGGCACCTAA
- a CDS encoding hydroxymethylglutaryl-CoA lyase, which translates to MRVQIREVALRDGLQIEKPIPLSAKLELLAAVAATGVREVEATAFVSPSKVPSMADAAELAAHLHDYPDIEFSALVASPNGAKRAVAAGLRSIEYVVAASDAFSQANVGRGSAEATEQIDDIVAIAHDADVTVEVIVATAWDCPFAGPTPPQRVLDIAAFACDHGVDRFAIADTIGTTTPGRVSSLIAQLRPVIDELPLGGHFHNTRGAGLASAYAAVQAGVTRLDASVGGLGGCPFAPGATGNIATEDLVYLLRDSGIEVDVDLQAAVAAAEVARSVVGHDLPSALLRAGDRITS; encoded by the coding sequence ATGAGAGTCCAGATTCGCGAGGTGGCCCTGCGCGACGGGCTGCAGATCGAGAAGCCGATCCCGTTGTCGGCCAAGCTGGAACTACTCGCCGCCGTCGCCGCCACCGGAGTCCGCGAGGTGGAGGCGACCGCGTTCGTCTCCCCCTCGAAGGTGCCGTCGATGGCCGACGCCGCCGAACTCGCCGCGCACCTGCACGACTATCCCGACATCGAATTCTCCGCGCTGGTGGCCAGTCCCAACGGCGCCAAGCGCGCGGTCGCCGCGGGCCTGCGCTCGATCGAATACGTGGTCGCGGCCAGCGACGCGTTCAGTCAGGCCAATGTCGGGCGCGGCAGCGCCGAAGCCACCGAGCAGATCGACGACATCGTCGCCATCGCCCACGACGCCGACGTCACCGTCGAGGTCATCGTCGCCACCGCCTGGGACTGCCCGTTCGCGGGGCCCACGCCGCCCCAGCGGGTGCTCGATATCGCGGCGTTCGCTTGCGATCACGGCGTCGACCGGTTCGCCATCGCCGACACGATCGGCACGACCACACCGGGGCGGGTGAGTTCGCTGATCGCGCAACTGCGTCCGGTCATCGACGAGCTGCCGCTGGGCGGGCATTTCCACAACACCCGAGGCGCGGGACTGGCCAGCGCTTATGCGGCGGTCCAGGCGGGCGTCACCCGACTGGACGCATCGGTCGGCGGGCTGGGCGGTTGCCCGTTCGCGCCGGGCGCCACCGGCAATATCGCCACCGAAGACCTGGTATACCTGCTGCGCGACAGCGGCATCGAGGTCGACGTCGACCTGCAGGCCGCTGTCGCCGCGGCGGAGGTCGCGAGATCGGTTGTCGGCCATGACTTACCGAGTGCCCTGCTGCGTGCCGGTGATCGGATCACCAGCTGA
- a CDS encoding acyl-CoA dehydrogenase family protein, with product MDFTLPEHLPGLLADMDAFIDREIAPLQAENMQYFDQRREHARTDWDNDGIPTEEWEDLLAEMRRRADKAGWLRYGLPTSLGGRDGSNVDMAVIREHLAHKGLGLHNDLQNESSIVGNFPQVIMMERFGTDEQRAAWSEALITGERSMAFGLTEPLHGSDATWLETHAKPDGDDWIINGSKRFNTGVHRATHDLIFARTSGEPGEARGITAFLVPTNSPGFDVPYYWWTFNMPTDHGEVELTDVRVPGDSVLGEVDRGLEVAQTFLHENRIRQAASSLGAAQYCIDRAAEYAGTRTVFGKPLSTNQAVQWPLAELQTEAQMVRLLVQYAAWHLDRDHHMEVSDKVSMANYRANRLVCDAADRAMQIFGGLGYSRHEPFEHIYRHHRRYRITEGAEEIQIRRVAQRLFKFGRK from the coding sequence GTGGATTTCACGTTGCCCGAACACCTTCCGGGTCTGCTGGCCGACATGGATGCGTTCATCGACCGCGAGATCGCCCCGCTGCAAGCCGAGAACATGCAGTACTTCGACCAGCGCCGCGAACATGCCCGCACCGACTGGGACAACGACGGCATTCCCACCGAAGAGTGGGAGGACCTGCTCGCCGAGATGCGACGACGTGCCGACAAAGCCGGCTGGCTGCGGTACGGGTTGCCGACCTCGCTCGGCGGCCGCGACGGCTCCAACGTCGACATGGCGGTCATCCGCGAGCATCTCGCGCACAAAGGCCTTGGGCTACACAACGACCTGCAGAACGAGTCATCGATCGTCGGGAACTTCCCGCAGGTGATCATGATGGAGCGATTCGGCACCGACGAGCAACGCGCGGCGTGGTCCGAGGCGCTGATCACCGGAGAACGCTCGATGGCGTTCGGCCTCACCGAGCCCCTGCACGGATCGGACGCCACCTGGCTGGAAACCCACGCCAAGCCCGATGGTGACGACTGGATCATCAACGGCTCCAAGCGGTTCAACACTGGCGTGCACCGCGCCACGCATGACTTGATCTTCGCTCGCACGTCCGGGGAACCAGGCGAAGCCCGTGGCATCACCGCGTTCCTGGTGCCCACCAATTCCCCCGGCTTCGATGTCCCCTACTACTGGTGGACGTTCAACATGCCCACCGACCACGGCGAAGTTGAGTTGACCGACGTCCGGGTGCCCGGCGACTCCGTGCTCGGCGAGGTTGATCGAGGTCTGGAAGTCGCGCAGACGTTCCTGCACGAGAACCGGATCCGGCAAGCAGCCAGCAGCCTGGGTGCCGCGCAATACTGCATCGACCGGGCTGCCGAATATGCCGGCACCCGAACCGTTTTCGGCAAGCCGCTGTCGACGAACCAGGCCGTCCAATGGCCGCTGGCGGAGCTGCAGACCGAGGCGCAGATGGTGCGGCTGCTGGTGCAGTACGCGGCCTGGCACCTGGATCGCGACCACCATATGGAGGTGTCGGACAAGGTGTCGATGGCCAACTACCGCGCCAACCGTCTGGTCTGTGACGCCGCCGATCGGGCGATGCAGATCTTCGGCGGCCTCGGCTACAGCCGTCACGAGCCGTTCGAGCACATCTACCGCCACCACCGCCGCTACCGAATCACCGAAGGCGCCGAGGAGATCCAAATCCGGCGGGTGGCTCAGCGACTGTTCAAGTTCGGCCGCAAGTGA